Proteins from a genomic interval of Halopseudomonas litoralis:
- a CDS encoding ABC transporter permease: protein MNLHGMWAIYYSELSRMWRTLFQSIASPVISTSLYFIVFGAAIGARMEEIDGVSYGAFIIPGLIMLMLLNESISNASFGIYMPKFTGTLYEVLSAPVSPLEIVVGYVGAAATKSVLLGLLILLTARLFVEYEIAHPLWMLSFLILTAVTFSLFGFIIGVWADGFEKLQIIPMMIVMPLAFLGGSFYSISMLPPVWQTVTLFNPVVYLISGFRWSFYGVADVHIATSLAMTFVFLAVCLALVWWIFRTGYKLKP from the coding sequence ATGAATCTGCATGGCATGTGGGCGATCTATTACTCGGAACTGTCACGCATGTGGCGCACCTTGTTCCAGAGCATCGCCTCGCCGGTGATTTCCACTTCGCTGTATTTCATCGTATTCGGCGCGGCGATCGGTGCGCGGATGGAAGAGATCGACGGGGTGAGCTACGGCGCCTTCATCATTCCCGGGCTGATCATGCTGATGTTGCTCAACGAGAGCATTTCCAATGCTTCCTTCGGTATCTACATGCCCAAGTTCACCGGGACCTTGTACGAGGTGCTGTCCGCGCCCGTTTCCCCGCTGGAAATTGTGGTCGGCTACGTGGGCGCTGCGGCCACCAAATCGGTGTTGCTGGGGCTGCTGATCCTGCTTACGGCGCGGTTGTTCGTGGAATACGAGATCGCCCATCCGCTATGGATGCTGTCCTTCCTGATCCTCACGGCTGTCACCTTCAGCCTGTTCGGCTTCATCATCGGCGTGTGGGCCGATGGCTTCGAGAAGTTGCAGATCATACCGATGATGATTGTCATGCCTCTGGCCTTTCTGGGTGGCAGCTTCTACTCGATCAGCATGCTGCCGCCGGTATGGCAGACCGTCACCCTGTTCAATCCCGTGGTCTACCTGATCAGTGGCTTTCGCTGGAGCTTTTACGGTGTGGCTGATGTACATATCGCCACCAGTCTGGCCATGACTTTCGTCTTTCTGGCGGTGTGCCTGGCGCTGGTGTGGTGGATTTTCCGTACCGGTTACAAACTCAAGCCCTGA
- a CDS encoding ABC transporter ATP-binding protein — MSTSETIIAVSGLSKTYESGFQALKTVDLEIRRGEILALLGPNGAGKTTLISIICGIVNPSGGKVTVDGYDIVGDYRQARSLIGLVPQELTNNLFDTVWATVNLSRGLFGKAPNRAYLEQVLRDLSLWDKRNEKMMALSGGMKRRVLIAKALAHEPQILFLDEPTAGVDVELRRDMWEMVRTLRDKGVTIILTTHYIEEAEEMADRIGIINRGELMLVKEKVVLMRQLGKRQLIIQLQQPLTALPEAVQGRAVELADDGCMLTYTFDAQGEQTGVGDILRALAREGVEFKDVNSSQSSLEEIFVGLVHDSNRDRAQA, encoded by the coding sequence ATGTCCACCAGCGAAACCATCATTGCCGTCAGCGGGCTGAGCAAGACATATGAGTCGGGATTTCAGGCATTGAAGACAGTTGATCTGGAGATTCGGCGGGGCGAGATTCTCGCTCTGCTGGGCCCCAACGGTGCGGGTAAGACCACGCTGATCAGTATCATCTGCGGCATCGTCAATCCCAGTGGCGGCAAGGTCACGGTGGATGGCTACGATATCGTCGGTGATTATCGGCAGGCGCGCAGCCTGATCGGGCTGGTGCCCCAGGAGCTGACCAATAATTTGTTTGATACCGTCTGGGCGACCGTTAACCTCAGCCGCGGGCTGTTCGGCAAGGCGCCGAATCGGGCCTACCTGGAACAGGTGCTGCGCGATCTGTCGCTGTGGGATAAACGCAACGAGAAGATGATGGCCCTGTCCGGCGGCATGAAGCGCCGGGTGTTGATTGCCAAGGCGCTGGCCCATGAACCGCAGATCCTGTTTCTGGACGAGCCCACCGCCGGGGTCGATGTGGAGTTGCGTCGGGATATGTGGGAAATGGTGCGCACCCTGCGCGACAAGGGTGTCACCATCATCCTGACCACTCACTACATTGAAGAGGCCGAGGAGATGGCCGATCGCATCGGTATCATCAACCGCGGCGAGCTGATGCTGGTGAAAGAAAAGGTGGTGTTGATGCGCCAGCTCGGCAAGCGGCAGTTGATCATCCAGTTGCAGCAGCCGCTGACAGCGCTGCCGGAAGCGGTACAGGGCCGGGCGGTGGAGTTGGCCGACGACGGCTGCATGCTGACGTACACCTTCGATGCGCAGGGTGAACAGACCGGCGTCGGCGACATACTGCGTGCGCTGGCACGTGAGGGTGTCGAGTTCAAGGATGTGAATTCCAGCCAGAGCTCATTGGAAGAGATTTTTGTCGGTCTGGTACATGACAGCAATCGCGACAGGGCGCAAGCATGA
- a CDS encoding glutathione S-transferase family protein — protein sequence MSELILHHYPQSPFAEKTRLMFGLKGLSWHSVLIPPVMPKPDLTALTGGYRRTPVLQVGADIYCDTALIARRLEREKAVPALFPEGREAVAAALAQYGDQVLFHSSIAINFQPEAVAARFADLPEETMKSFVRDRRALFENGNVKRPSTDEALAQWPVLMSRLETQLERDGEFLLGEEPSIADLAWYHPLWFMASNAVVAVMLEDYPMIRAWMARIADMGQGASVKMEAAEAIRIAHDATPETLPEHGFVSSQGLTLDQSVTVSAVDYGCDPVAGTLVHEELEEIVIAREDERVGLVHVHFPRVGFRVDAA from the coding sequence ATGAGCGAACTGATTCTGCACCACTATCCCCAATCGCCTTTTGCCGAGAAAACCCGGCTGATGTTCGGGCTCAAAGGGCTTTCCTGGCATTCGGTGTTGATTCCGCCGGTCATGCCCAAACCCGATCTGACGGCGCTCACAGGTGGTTATCGGCGCACGCCGGTATTGCAGGTTGGTGCGGATATCTATTGTGACACTGCGCTGATTGCCCGCCGTCTGGAGCGTGAGAAAGCCGTGCCGGCATTGTTCCCCGAAGGTCGCGAGGCGGTAGCCGCGGCGCTGGCGCAATATGGTGATCAGGTGTTGTTCCACAGTTCCATCGCGATCAATTTCCAGCCCGAGGCGGTGGCCGCGCGGTTTGCTGATCTGCCCGAGGAGACGATGAAGAGCTTTGTGCGGGACCGGCGGGCGCTATTTGAAAACGGCAACGTCAAGCGACCGTCGACAGATGAGGCGCTGGCGCAATGGCCGGTATTGATGAGCCGTCTGGAAACGCAGCTGGAGCGTGATGGTGAATTTCTGCTCGGCGAAGAGCCGAGTATTGCCGATCTGGCCTGGTATCACCCGTTATGGTTCATGGCATCCAATGCGGTGGTGGCAGTAATGCTGGAAGACTACCCCATGATCCGCGCCTGGATGGCCCGCATCGCCGACATGGGGCAGGGCGCTTCGGTGAAGATGGAGGCGGCAGAAGCTATCCGTATCGCCCATGACGCAACGCCGGAAACGCTGCCAGAGCATGGCTTCGTCAGCAGTCAGGGATTGACATTGGATCAGTCAGTGACCGTCAGTGCGGTGGATTACGGCTGTGACCCTGTTGCCGGTACCTTGGTGCATGAGGAGTTGGAGGAAATCGTCATCGCCCGTGAAGATGAGCGCGTCGGATTGGTACATGTGCATTTCCCGCGCGTCGGCTTTCGGGTCGATGCTGCCTGA
- a CDS encoding asparaginase domain-containing protein: MFVQIFSTGGTIDKLYFDALSEYQIGESMAGELLDQARVGFNYAIESLIKKDSLELNDADRELIHARVAACPAHHILITHGTDTMTVTAAALADIQDKVIVLTGAMQPARFRDSDALFNLGLAVGALNLCQPGIYIAMSGKVFPADQVTKNRLAGRFEGV; this comes from the coding sequence ATGTTCGTACAGATCTTCAGCACCGGCGGTACCATCGACAAACTGTATTTCGATGCATTGAGCGAGTATCAGATCGGCGAGTCCATGGCCGGCGAATTGCTGGACCAGGCTCGAGTAGGTTTCAATTATGCCATCGAGTCACTGATAAAAAAGGACAGTCTGGAACTGAATGACGCCGACCGTGAGCTGATCCACGCCAGGGTCGCTGCCTGCCCCGCCCACCATATCCTCATCACCCATGGCACCGACACCATGACAGTCACCGCCGCGGCTCTGGCCGACATTCAGGACAAGGTGATCGTGCTGACCGGGGCGATGCAGCCAGCCCGCTTCCGTGATTCGGATGCCCTGTTCAATCTGGGGTTGGCAGTCGGCGCTCTGAACCTGTGCCAGCCGGGAATTTATATTGCGATGAGCGGCAAGGTGTTTCCGGCGGATCAGGTAACCAAGAATCGGTTGGCTGGGCGATTTGAAGGGGTTTGA
- a CDS encoding GIY-YIG nuclease family protein yields MPSDTAEHSPVTAKPEKTWWVYMVRAENGHLYTGISLDPERRLQEHISGKRGARFFNRSPANALVWRERCADKSAALRRELAVKALRKAAKERLILLQPAPAHDE; encoded by the coding sequence ATGCCGTCTGACACCGCCGAACACAGCCCCGTTACCGCCAAGCCGGAAAAAACCTGGTGGGTGTACATGGTACGAGCCGAGAACGGTCATCTGTATACCGGTATCAGCCTCGACCCTGAGCGCCGGTTGCAGGAACATATCAGCGGTAAGCGCGGGGCGCGGTTCTTCAATCGTAGCCCGGCCAACGCCTTGGTGTGGCGCGAACGCTGCGCGGACAAGTCGGCCGCTCTGCGCCGCGAGCTGGCGGTGAAGGCGCTGCGCAAGGCGGCCAAGGAACGGTTGATTCTCCTGCAGCCGGCGCCAGCGCATGACGAGTGA
- a CDS encoding erythromycin esterase family protein — translation MTEADSILIRTIEKEATPLTGQTGDFDAIIEAARGKSVVMLGEASHGTHEFYQARAQITRRLVEELGFASVAVEADWPDAYALNRYVWNLDPGKQAEEVFHAFERFPTWMWANTEVLAFIRWLAEFNAAPPRAEAGLRPVGFYGLDLYSMSSSAHAVIAYLDKHDPPAAVRARERYACLDQYLDEPHLYGQSVEFGLSASCESAITEQLQEMQTRAFRRLEGLGLVSDEQRFCAEQNARLVRNAEEYYRAMFRGRPNSWNIRDGHMFETLEALRSHLSHQLGEPAGVVVWAHNSHVGNAAATEMGARGELNMGQLARERYGDDALLVGFSTATGDVTAASDWDVPGERKQIRQPLAGSYEALFHTVAHERFLLDLRGPGSLATQLAEARLQRAIGVIYRPETERHSHYYYSRLAEQFDFMLHYDHTRALQPLAMPEVQSADIAETWPSGL, via the coding sequence ATGACCGAAGCTGACAGCATTCTGATTCGCACCATAGAGAAAGAGGCAACGCCGCTCACCGGCCAAACGGGTGATTTCGACGCGATTATCGAGGCGGCGCGGGGCAAGTCAGTGGTGATGCTGGGCGAAGCCAGCCACGGCACTCATGAGTTCTACCAGGCGCGGGCGCAGATCACGCGTCGGCTGGTGGAGGAATTGGGGTTCGCCAGCGTGGCAGTGGAAGCAGATTGGCCCGACGCCTATGCGCTCAATCGCTATGTCTGGAACCTGGATCCGGGCAAGCAGGCCGAAGAGGTATTTCACGCTTTCGAGCGTTTTCCGACCTGGATGTGGGCCAACACCGAGGTGTTGGCGTTTATTCGTTGGCTGGCCGAATTCAACGCCGCGCCTCCGCGAGCCGAAGCTGGCTTGCGCCCGGTCGGCTTCTACGGCTTGGATCTGTACAGCATGAGCAGTTCTGCCCATGCGGTAATTGCCTACCTGGATAAACATGATCCGCCCGCGGCAGTACGGGCTCGCGAACGTTACGCTTGTCTGGACCAATATCTCGACGAGCCGCATCTCTACGGTCAGTCCGTGGAATTCGGGCTCAGTGCCTCATGCGAGAGTGCGATTACCGAACAACTGCAGGAAATGCAGACGCGCGCCTTTCGGCGGCTCGAAGGGCTGGGTCTGGTATCTGATGAACAGCGCTTTTGCGCTGAACAGAATGCCCGACTGGTGCGTAATGCCGAGGAATACTACCGGGCGATGTTCCGTGGCCGTCCGAACTCCTGGAACATCCGCGACGGCCATATGTTCGAAACGCTGGAGGCGTTGCGCAGCCATTTGAGTCATCAGCTCGGCGAGCCGGCGGGCGTCGTCGTATGGGCGCACAATTCTCACGTGGGCAACGCTGCTGCCACCGAGATGGGTGCCAGAGGCGAACTCAATATGGGTCAACTGGCCCGGGAAAGATATGGCGACGACGCGTTGCTGGTCGGCTTTTCCACTGCCACCGGCGATGTCACTGCTGCATCGGACTGGGACGTTCCGGGCGAGCGCAAACAGATTCGCCAGCCGCTGGCGGGCAGTTACGAGGCGCTGTTTCACACTGTGGCGCATGAGCGCTTCCTGCTCGATCTGCGTGGCCCCGGCAGTCTGGCCACACAGCTGGCCGAAGCCCGACTGCAGCGGGCAATCGGCGTTATCTACCGGCCGGAGACCGAACGTCACAGCCATTATTACTACAGCCGGCTGGCTGAGCAGTTCGACTTCATGCTGCATTATGACCACACCCGGGCGTTGCAGCCCTTGGCAATGCCCGAGGTTCAGAGTGCGGATATCGCCGAGACCTGGCC
- the tldD gene encoding metalloprotease TldD — MSNLLTQVESRLLLPSELSPDSLASVLGQLVSAPGVDAADLYFQHQVSESWVLEDGIVKDGSFNVDQGVGVRAQSGEKTGFAYSNDLRLAALTQAAGAARSIARSGQSGAVQAWQRSDNRALYAVENPLDVMPQADKVTLLQRLDAYTRSLDPRITQVSVSLGGVHDTVLVAASDGTWAGDIRPLVRLNISVIIEHNGRRERGSFGGGGRTDYRFFEAEERGMAYAREAVRQATVNLDAIAAPAGSMPVVMGPGWSGVLLHEAVGHGLEGDFNRKGSSAYSGRVGEKVASSLCTIVDDGTLPGRRGSLNVDDEGNRTNCTTLIENGILKGYIQDKLNARLMGVAPTGNGRRESYAHLPMPRMTNTYMLAGESDPEEIIRSVKKGIYCASLGGGQVDITSGKFVFSTSEAYLIEDGKITAPVKGATLIGNGPEVMNLVSMVGHDLELDSGVGTCGKDGQSVPVGVGQPTLKIDQITVGGTGA; from the coding sequence ATGAGTAATCTGCTGACCCAGGTTGAGAGCCGTCTGCTGCTGCCGTCCGAACTGAGCCCCGACAGCCTTGCCAGTGTACTGGGGCAATTGGTATCCGCGCCCGGTGTGGACGCAGCGGACCTGTATTTTCAGCACCAGGTCAGCGAATCCTGGGTATTGGAAGACGGTATCGTCAAGGACGGCAGCTTCAACGTCGACCAGGGTGTCGGCGTGCGCGCTCAATCCGGCGAGAAAACCGGCTTTGCCTACAGTAACGATCTGCGTCTGGCTGCACTGACCCAGGCCGCTGGCGCGGCGCGGTCTATCGCTCGCAGCGGTCAGAGCGGTGCCGTCCAGGCCTGGCAGCGCAGTGATAACCGCGCTCTCTACGCCGTGGAAAACCCACTGGATGTCATGCCGCAGGCTGACAAGGTGACCTTGTTGCAACGTCTGGATGCCTATACCCGCAGTCTGGACCCGCGCATCACCCAGGTTTCCGTCAGCCTGGGCGGCGTGCACGATACGGTATTGGTGGCGGCCAGCGATGGTACCTGGGCAGGCGATATCCGTCCGCTGGTGCGTCTGAATATCAGTGTCATCATTGAACATAACGGCCGCCGTGAAAGGGGCAGTTTCGGTGGCGGTGGACGCACCGACTACCGCTTCTTCGAGGCCGAAGAGCGCGGTATGGCGTATGCCCGCGAAGCGGTGCGTCAGGCTACGGTGAACCTGGATGCCATCGCGGCTCCCGCTGGCAGCATGCCGGTGGTCATGGGCCCGGGTTGGTCGGGTGTGCTGTTGCACGAGGCGGTGGGCCACGGTCTGGAAGGTGACTTCAACCGCAAGGGCAGTTCGGCTTACAGTGGCCGGGTTGGCGAGAAGGTCGCTTCCAGTCTGTGTACTATCGTGGATGACGGCACCTTGCCGGGGCGTCGAGGTTCCTTGAATGTCGATGACGAGGGTAACCGCACCAATTGCACCACGCTGATCGAGAACGGCATTCTCAAGGGCTATATTCAGGACAAGCTGAATGCCCGTTTGATGGGGGTTGCGCCTACCGGTAACGGGCGCCGCGAGTCCTACGCCCACCTGCCCATGCCGCGCATGACCAATACCTATATGCTGGCCGGTGAGAGCGACCCGGAAGAGATCATCCGGTCGGTGAAGAAGGGTATCTATTGCGCCAGTCTCGGTGGTGGTCAGGTGGATATCACCAGTGGCAAGTTCGTGTTTTCGACCAGCGAAGCCTATCTCATTGAAGACGGCAAGATCACGGCCCCGGTGAAAGGCGCAACGTTGATAGGAAACGGCCCGGAGGTGATGAACCTCGTCTCCATGGTCGGCCACGATCTCGAGCTGGACAGCGGTGTAGGTACCTGCGGCAAGGACGGTCAGTCAGTCCCGGTAGGTGTGGGTCAGCCGACGCTGAAAATCGATCAGATCACGGTCGGTGGCACAGGCGCTTAA